CCATCTCGTGGTCCTTCCTGCCGGCCTCGGCGCCGGTGTCGGGCACGCTGGGCGAGGAGTTCGTCGTCTACCACTGCGTGGACGAGTTCTCCGCGTTCAGCGACACCAACGGCAAGCACATCGCGGAGCTGGAGGAGCGGCTGCTGCGCAAGGCGAACCTGGTCATCACCTCGGCCGAGCGCCTGCGCGAGAACAAGGCGAAGGTGAACCCGAACACCGTGCTGGTGCGGCACGGCGTGGACTACCAGCACTTCGTGAAGGCGTGTGACGAGGCCACGCAGGTTCCCGAGGACATCGCGAAGCTGCCCGGGCCCATCATCGGCTTCTTCGGGCTGATGGCGGACTGGGTGGATCAGGAGGCGATGATCGCCACGGCGAAGGCGCATCCGGAGGGCTCGGTCGTCGTCATCGGCAAGGTGGCGCCCGACTGCGACGTCTCGGCGATGAAGGCGGTGCCGAACATCCACTTCCTGGGGCGCAAGCCGTACGCGAGCCTGCCGGGCTACTGCCGCGCGTTCGACGTGGCGCTGATGCCCTTCAAGGTGAACGAGCTGACGCTCAACGCCAACCCGCTGAAGGTGCGCGAGTACCTGGCCGCGGGGCTCCCGGTGGTGTCCACGGACATCCCCGAGGTGCGCAAGGTGGGGCTGTGCAAGCTGGCCACCTCGACGGAGGACTTCGTGCGCAAGGTGGACGAGTGCCTCGCCGAGGGCGCGGGCCCCAGCCGCGAGCGCGCCGAGCGCATCTTCCACGAGAGCTGGGATGCGCGCGTCGAGGAGATCCGCGGCCACGTGGGCGAGGCCATGGTCCGGCTGGGCCGCGGCCTGTAGCACGGCGCCGGAGAGTGAGGCTCAGGCGGTGTCGGCGGATGCGCGGCCGATGATGACGGCTTCGAGCCGCGCGTACCGTGCCGCCACGCGGGCGTAGTCCTTGGGGGAGAGGGTGGGCGCGTCCAGCGCCCGCATCAGCTCCGTGCGAGCCTCGAGGTAGTGCGCGGCGGGGATGCCGCAGCGCTGCTCCAGCAGTCGGGCGGCTTCCTCCTCGGAGAGCACGAGGGGGATGCCCAGCCGATCCTGCATGAGCTGGCGCAGGTGCCGGGCCAGCTCGGTCAGCAGCTCGCGCTCCACCTTCGCCCGGCGCGCGAGCCAGCCCATGGACTGCACGTACTCGAGCGACGAGCGGTGCCGCTCCGGCAGCTGGGGCCTGGGCGCTCCGAAGCGGGTGCCCCGCGCGACCACGTAGAGCCCACCCACCGCCAGACACTGGAGCGCGAACACCCAGAGGCCTCGAGACAGGGGCGGGGGTGGCGCCGCCGCGTGGTGGAACTCGTCGAAGAGCATGAGGCCTCGGGCGGCCAGGGCGTCCCAGAAGCGCAGGTTGTCGAGCAGCTCGAGCCGACGGTTCTCCGCGAGGTCCGCTCCCGCGGCCACGTACACCTCGCCCTGGCCCATGCCGAGCCGCCAGAGCGTCACGCTGCTGCCCAGGCCCGCGAGGGGCACGGCCTCCGGCAAGCCCACGATGACGCCCCGGTCCCGAGAGACGCGCAAGCGGCCCAGGCCTCGCGCGGCGCCCGCGGGCAGCCAGAACCCCACGGTGCTTCCTCCGAGATCCTGCTCTCCCTGGGGAAGTCCGAACCCGTCCGCGGGCACCCAGGGGCCTTGCTCCAGCTTCAGCCAGTCCTCCAGCGCGGGCTGGCCCGGCTCCTTCTCACGGGAGGACAGGAAGACGAGCGTCCCTCCAGCGCGGACGAAGCGCTCCAGCGCATCCACCTCCTCGGAGGACACGGCCCGGGCGTGAGGGGCGGCGATGACGACGGTCCGGGTGCCCGAGGGCAGGGCTTCGAGGGACTCGCGATGCACGCCGACGGAGGCTCCGCCTTCCTCCATATAGAGGTAGAGGGCGCGCAGCCCGAGAGGGCCGGGATTGTCCACGGAGGGGATCGTGGACTCCGGGGGGGCTTCGTGGGCCGCCAGTCCCAGCGCCGCCGCGATGGCGATGAGCACCCCGAAGAAGAGGAAGGTCCGCAGGTTCTTCATGCCACCCCTCCTGGAGGAGGAGAGGCCTGCAGGCGCTCCACGTCCGCGATGAAGCGCGCGGCCTCCTCGGGAGGTACGGGAGTCAGCGAGTAGAAGGTGCGGTCGTACCAGCGCACCAGCCGCTCCACCTCCTGGACGAGCGGGGCCGGCGCCCCACGGCCGGGCAGCTCGGCGGCGAGCTCCCGGTTCGTCTTCACGCGGTCGGGGCGGGCGAGCTGGCGCTCTTCCAAGGTGGAGAGCAGGGCCAGCAGTCCCTGGCGGATGGCCTCACGAGGAGTCGAGGCGAGCGCCTCCCGTGCGCGCCGCAGGTGCTCACCCGGCGAGTCGAGCTCGAGCGGAGCCGCGGCTCCTGGCGAGCCGAGGGCCTGAGGCTCGGTGGGACGGCGCCAGCGTCGGAACCGCAGCGCTGCCCAGAGCACCACGGCGAGGGCCAGACCCAGCATCACCGCGCGCGTGGCGATGGCGAAGCTCTGGGCGCCCCGGGACTGGAAGAAGGTGCTGAGCCAGGCGTCGAGCTGGCGCATGAGCCGCTGCAGCAGATCGGTGTTGCGCTTGCGAGCCTGGGAGAACTCGGGGCGATCGAGGATGGCCCGGAGCCGGTCCGTGTCGCTCGAGGGAGGGAGCGCCTGGACGCGCGTCGCCGCTTCCTGGAGCTCACAGGCCGCGCGCAGTCGGGTCACCACGTCACGGGCGAGCTGCTCCGCGGGGAGCTCTCCGGGCGGGCGCAGCGGGAGGCCTCCCGCGCGAGACTCGATGCCCTCCACGACGACGGCCAGCTCGGCGGGGCGGTCCTTCGCGGTCTCCTCGAGGAGCTGGACGTTCGCCTCCAGGTCCGCGCACGGCACCGAGGCGAGGAGCAGGGGAAGGGCGAGGGTCAGCAC
Above is a genomic segment from Hyalangium gracile containing:
- the exoP gene encoding spore coat polysaccharide biosynthesis glycosyltransferase ExoP; the protein is MRRSEDMDLARRALRGRDLVVFSNDWDGDPLSKVHIMRILSRDNRVLWVNSIGNRAPKANAHDLQRIWRKLSSFTEGIREVEPNLFVLAPLAIPFYGSEVVRTTNRELLRLQVKRAMKQLNFKRPISWSFLPASAPVSGTLGEEFVVYHCVDEFSAFSDTNGKHIAELEERLLRKANLVITSAERLRENKAKVNPNTVLVRHGVDYQHFVKACDEATQVPEDIAKLPGPIIGFFGLMADWVDQEAMIATAKAHPEGSVVVIGKVAPDCDVSAMKAVPNIHFLGRKPYASLPGYCRAFDVALMPFKVNELTLNANPLKVREYLAAGLPVVSTDIPEVRKVGLCKLATSTEDFVRKVDECLAEGAGPSRERAERIFHESWDARVEEIRGHVGEAMVRLGRGL
- a CDS encoding DUF4129 domain-containing protein yields the protein MLTLALPLLLASVPCADLEANVQLLEETAKDRPAELAVVVEGIESRAGGLPLRPPGELPAEQLARDVVTRLRAACELQEAATRVQALPPSSDTDRLRAILDRPEFSQARKRNTDLLQRLMRQLDAWLSTFFQSRGAQSFAIATRAVMLGLALAVVLWAALRFRRWRRPTEPQALGSPGAAAPLELDSPGEHLRRAREALASTPREAIRQGLLALLSTLEERQLARPDRVKTNRELAAELPGRGAPAPLVQEVERLVRWYDRTFYSLTPVPPEEAARFIADVERLQASPPPGGVA
- a CDS encoding DUF4350 domain-containing protein, yielding MKNLRTFLFFGVLIAIAAALGLAAHEAPPESTIPSVDNPGPLGLRALYLYMEEGGASVGVHRESLEALPSGTRTVVIAAPHARAVSSEEVDALERFVRAGGTLVFLSSREKEPGQPALEDWLKLEQGPWVPADGFGLPQGEQDLGGSTVGFWLPAGAARGLGRLRVSRDRGVIVGLPEAVPLAGLGSSVTLWRLGMGQGEVYVAAGADLAENRRLELLDNLRFWDALAARGLMLFDEFHHAAAPPPPLSRGLWVFALQCLAVGGLYVVARGTRFGAPRPQLPERHRSSLEYVQSMGWLARRAKVERELLTELARHLRQLMQDRLGIPLVLSEEEAARLLEQRCGIPAAHYLEARTELMRALDAPTLSPKDYARVAARYARLEAVIIGRASADTA